GGAGTACTTTGAAGATAAAAGTGTTGTGTGCTCACAGTATTATTATCAGAAATCATCTTTGCTACCAGTTCATCAGAAATGCCTGgcagactggggcacctgggtggctcagtcggttaagcgacttcggctcaggtcatgatcttgcagttccggagttcgagccccgcatcaggctctgtgctgacagctcagagcctggaacctgcttcggatcctgttgtctccctctctctctgcctctcccccacttacactctgtttctctctttcaaacataaatcaacatttaaaaaaatatttttttaaagataggccTGGCAGATTGAGGCGATTTGatatttgtaatatgttttgagtTCCTTTGGAGAAAGTGTACCACAAATGCCAGATGTTTCTGTTCTGGGAGAAGCAGACGGAGTATGTCACTGAGGGTCCGATCACATCTTAGTACATCATGCTGAGTATTATAGACAAGCCAAAGAACTTGAAAACAAGATTCTTGTCTTCAAAGAACATAGTCTTTCTTCATAAGGAGATAAAACATACACATAGGACTATTCAGTATGACATATGATTGAGTGCTAGAATGTGTGATGCAGACAGAAAGTACCAGAAGTTACAGAAGGGGACTATTTGGTGGTAACTACTTTTCTGTTCCTGAGGTAAATGTTTTCTGATGGCTTTGTCCATGCAAGATTCAGTAGCTACTTGTATGTTACCAGGGATTCCTGATGTTTAGTGAGAGGTTACAAAATGGTTTATGATTATGTATGTCAGACTTGACAACCACGATCAATTTTATAgttcagactgaaaaaaaaaaaaaagctgaaggtGGTGGGGGCTAAAAGTACAACCTTAAATACCATCAAGACCAAAATGTTTTTTTGGGATGTTTTTCCCCCCGGGGGTCGGCATAGAAAACATTCCATaccattttcttctagtttttcctgacttcatcatttaaaaagaaaaaaaaaaaaaaagtaattgtgtGCACTGAGAACTTCCATAAATTCCTTTTAGCGTCTCAGGTAAAATAGCTGAGACTATTGCAGATTTCCAAAGGAAGGCATGGATGTTTAACCCTTGACCGTGATCAGACTCGGCGCCAAAACCTGTAACAACTCCCAATCTCCAGTCCGGTTCTGGAGTCCCACAAAGTGTGTGTAAGTGGTAACACCCGAGGTACTTCTGCCTCCCTGTGATTCTTCAGCCACGAGTCCCGCATCTTACATCCTTCTATCTCAGTCCCGGGCCCCTTCGCCAAGCTATCAGAAGTCCCGCCAAGCTATCAGAAGAGAGTAGAGGGGACAGCGGTTACCCGAAAACCATATTGGAACTGCCCTGGAAGGATCAGTGACTGAAAGTGGGTTTTGGTTGTCCCTGAACTAGTCCGGGCATCCTGAAGTAAAGGGCGTTCTCATTTGCTCTCTGGCTAGGTTTGGGAATATTTTCTTGACCTTTATGCTTCAAATTAGCCTTGCAAATTGGCTCAAAAACTATCTTAGCTTCCAAAGATGTTCTTTTACCTTCAGTATGATGGATCATTCCCATGCTTAGCCATGCCTACGGTCCCTGTCATTAAACAGCGAGAACTCCAGACACATCCTTGGCATAATTTAATAGAAAGATCGTGGAAGTCAGGGGGCAGAACTGATTGTATTTGGTATTGGCTCAGCAGCCGATCTCAGAAGGACCTCCTCCAATGTCTCCCTACCCTGAGGTCCCGAGAATATAAACAGATTAATTTGTTTCGTGGTTTGAAATCGGGATGGGTTTGCTACATTTCAGTGCCGTTGTCTGCCATCAGAGGCGAAACACCGGATAGTTGCTATGGATTTGGGAGTACCCTGTGGTTTCAAAGCATTGTTTTGAAAAGAGCAGATAAACCTGCGTTTTGGGTGGGTTTGTATCTGGAAGTGGAGAAACGTAAGGGAGAATATATGGCTGaagatgaaatgtttttcttgtgtgCTTGCCGACGCCCGGTACATGATACTTGGTGGGAGGCCCGTGTGCTTGGCAGAGAGTCCTGTCACTCTCTAGCTGCCTTCTCGCCAGAGCATGAACACCGCTCCCCCTTTGGCCCTGTTGGAAGCCCAGGAGTGATGTAGCCGCCGCGTCTAGTTGGCTAGACTGTAACCTTGATCCTGTTGTAAGGGTGTTTTATGTCTTTCTGGGTGGCCTTTTCCCATAGTGTGCCCTGGAGATGCGAGATTTTCCTTTGGCAGCAGGAGGCACACACCCAGAGGATGCCGGAGCTGCAAGGGGAAAGGACCCACTTCCAcagcagagaaaagcaaagaggaaaaaggcaTACAGGTGGCCAGCGCTGAGGGCCGCGCCCAGCAAGCCGCCGGCCGCCGCCACTGCCCTCAGCAGCTGTCTGTGCTGCAGCCCGAGAGGAACTCGGTGAGCCCATCCCTGTTTGTGACTGCACGCTCAGGATTTCAATCAATGCATTCCAGTAACCCCAAAGTGAGGAACTCTCCATCAGGAAACACACAGAGGTAAGGGCTAGAGCCTGCCCGGCTGCCCCCTGGGGGTGTCGCAGGTGGACCATGAACACTCCTTGAGGGAACGGTGTGTTTGGATTGGACGCAGATGAGACTCGagtggggaaaagaggagaaaacagaataataaaggGCTATAGTGCCATCGGGCTTTCTGTTAGAGACGTCCGTTGGTGTTCTTCCGCCCATTGTTCTCCGACCGTGcctctccacccccgccccctccccaaagCGCAAAGGAGAGGACCTTAGAGTTCACCCAGCACCATGTGCTAACCTTGGCGAGTGAGGAAGCCAAGGTCTGGAATGGTGAGGAGGCCTGAGATCCTAGGACTAAAACACCAGCCCTGGACTGGACTCCCGCTGTGAAGCTTTCTCCTCTGTTCCACAGTACTtaaattgaaacttttttttctctgttttgagagagagacagagagagcacaagcaggggagaggcggggggtggggtggggggatccgagagggaatcccaagcaggctccactctgtcagcacagagcccgacacagggctcgactcaccaactgtgagatcgtgacctgagccaaaaccgagagtcggacactcaactgactgagccacccgggggccccttaAATGGATATTTGAAAGAACTTTTTCCACATCCCTTGGGGCACTGGTTAGCATATCTGCTCTGGCGTGCGATACTGCTTGTTTGAGGGACTCGTGTCTGGCAGGGTTTCCCTAACCTGCCATTCAGCAGCGGGTTTCCTCGTGTACTCTCCGGGTCTTGCTCGTATTTTCCAGCAGGGAAGCTAGGCTCTCGTTACAGCTGTTCCTTGTCATCAGCCAGGGGGTGGGTAGTATTTTGATCTTAACGATGCCTGTTTGTTTACTCTGAGCTAGTCTTAGTGTGAGAGTCACTTCTCTATGTACATAGAAACCATTGTCCTTTATTGACAGAAGCCCTAGAGATGGGTCCCCATGTGACTCTAGGGTTCCTGAGACCTGGCAGGCCACTCTGCCTGACCCTCCTCTCTGTCGATAGCTCCGAGATGAGAGTGGGGTTGGAGGGGGTGAGGAAGGAGCCGAAGTGAAAGGTGGGGTAGTTACTTAGTCCTCTGTGTCTCCTTGACCCGCTCCTAGAAACTGCTTCTTCCTGATTTGGGCTGCCCAGCTGTATCCGGCATCTGATctctctttattatttgtctcTTTTAGTAGCCCTAAGTCAAAGCAGGAGGTGATGGTCCGTCCCCCTACAGTGATGTCCCCATCTGGAAACCCCCAGCTGGATTCCAAATTCTCCAATCAGGGTAAACAGGGGGGCTCAGCCAGCCAATCCCAGCCATCCCCCTGTGACTCCAAGAGTGGGGGCCATACCCCTAAAGCACCCCCTGGCCCAGGTGGGAGCATGGGGCTGAAGAATGGGGCTGGAAATGGTGCCAAGGGCAAGGGGAAAAGGGAGCGAAGTATTTCCGCCGACTCCTTTGATCAGAGAGATCCTGGGACTCCAAACGATGACTCTGACATTAAAGGTATGTCTATAAGATCTTTGAGACTCAGAGGGAAGTAGGTATTCCCGAGGGAAGGCCTCCGCCATTGCTGGATGCCGGAGAGCCTAATAGCAGCCGAGTGGGGAGAGTAGGTATCAGACTCAGGCGTTGTCACGGCTTATTAAGAGGGAaccatttcttctcattttcctgcTCACTGTGAAGAGCAGTGTGGAACCACTTTGTTGAGGAGCTCTTGCTCTTGATGATGCAGGTGTTCTGGGGGTTACAGTAGGACGTTCCGTGGTCCTAACCACGTTCTTATGGATGTGTCTGGCCTCTGTGCTATTTATACTCCAGAATCAAACCGGCAGCTCCAGCCTGTCGACCCCAGTGGCCCGCACTCGAGCAGTTTTCCTGGCgtcccttccttttctctgtcaGATTCACCCTCTAAGACGTGGGTTTTGTGCTCTCTGGCTCCCACCTTGCCAGCGTTGTAGGCATGAGGGTTAGCGCTGGCACTAGTGTGGGCTTGTCCCGGCTGATTTCAGTGTGGCAGGATGAGTGGCTACGTTGGGGGAGACATAGGGGAGGCCCCACAGTGGAGCCAGCCAGGAGAAATGTGGGACCAATGGCTGtggttttaattgtttttcctcCTAGTGTAAAACCAAAAATCCTAACTGTAGGCCAGAGCATGAAGTTAGCATTCCAGGAGAGGAAGTGTGAGCCCCCAACCCAAATTAGAGATGAAAACCTGGTGACTGTCCCCCGTCTTTCGTTCCTCCCTCGGGTGTTTGTGGGGAGGCCTGTCATGAGTGCCAgtgctgtgctgggtgctggggggcCACGGTCAGCAAGACGGATGCAGCTGCTGTCCCCGAGGATGTGAGCACACCTAGACGGCACATCGTTAAATGATTACAATCAAATTGGACAAATGCTGAAATCAGAGAATGTGGGGGCTATGGGTTCAACCCACAGGGGCATCCAGTCCAAGAGGTTCCAAAAAGGTTTCCAGGAAGGAGGGATGTTTGCGCTGATATCTGAAGGATGCGCCCTAGAGAAgtaaggaggtgggggaggagtgcTTTGTAATTCATCATTTCGGGGCAAGTGtgttagagtttttaaaattagaggTCTCCTGTTAGCAAGGTGCCTCCTCCTTGAAATTCTCAAGGTGGGCTTGTGCTATATAAATGCTGGCAGAAGAAGTTTTATTCTCTCCATGACGCGGATCTTTTCATTCTTCTAGAATGTAATTCTGCTGACCACATAAAGTCCCAGGATTCCCAGCACACGCCACACTCGATGACCCCGTCAAATGCTACGGCCCCCAGGTCTTCCACCCCCTCCCATGGCCAGACTACTGCCCCAGAGCCCACACCTGCTCAGAAGACTCCCGCCAAAGTGGTGTATGTGTTTTCTACTGAGATGGCCAATAAGTAAGTTAATGGCTGTGTCTTGCTGTTGGCATGGCTTGTGTGTTTGGACACCTAAGTTCTTATTCCCACTGAGGACtactccttcccccctcccctgacTGTGTTATGATCACTTAAAGTTAACAGGACAGAAAGgggtaaagtaaaataaaatattaaacctCCTTACCCTCTctccccagaggcaaccactaATGATACTTGGGCTTTCCTTCCAGAAGTTTTTTATGCTTGTAATATACATGTAgatcttttttaaacataaaagagaTTAATTACACAATATACACTTTTCTGTGATTTAGCatccttttttaaataacacaagTAATACAGGTCTATCTtggaataattagaaaatatgaataactaaaaagaaaaatttgcctGGAGTTCATAGAGATAACTACGGTGAACGTTTTGGTACCTATGTCTCTGGTGGATGGACCAGCagattttttacttatttaatttataaaaaatgtgaCTGTACCTTGCATACATACAAAGTGAATTTTGACAGCCTTAGAGTATCATTAGGTATTGTGAGATTTCATATTCGTGGTTGGGATTTTGAACTAGGATTCCATAAAAACACACCTACCACAGGACATTGGTTTGAAGGAGAAAATCTCAGGTTTTTTACATGCCTCTTTTGAGATTTGCTAATGGCTGTCATTAGATTTCAGAAGTCTGGTGGTAAGTGATAGACACAGATAATGAAAACCCTGTGTTTCTCGATTCTTATTCAACATTTCTGGTGGCTGTCTACACGGAACCGCCTTCCTTCCCCTTGTACAAGTTCAGTCTGGGGTTAAAACGTTTTGGAATTACAGGTAGTGAAATAGAAGCACGTCCTAGCGTATGCGTCTCTTTCGTCTCTGCAGAGCTGCGGAAGCTGTGTTGAAGGGCCAGGTTGAAACTATCGTCACTTTCCACATCCAGAACATCTCTAACAGCAAGACAGAGCGAAGCACAGCCCCTCTGGTAGGCCATTCTGGAAGTGGAGTGTGGTTTAAAGGCTCTACAGCAGCTGTACAGGTGGGAGACGGTGAATGTCATTGGCAGGGAGGGTAGTCTTGATGGTGTAAGCTGCATTCTGGACACCTAGTCCTGGTGCTGTGTGGCTTCAGGCGGATCACACTGTActggccttttattttttcttttttttctttttaattttttttaacattcatttttgagacagagagagacagagcatgaacgggggaaggtcagagagagagggagacccagaatctgaaacaggctccaggctctgagctgtcagcacagagcccgacgtggggctcgaactcacagaccgcgagatcatgacctgagccgaagtcagatgtccaaccgactgagccacccaggcgcccctgtaccggCCTTTTCTATCAGCATGCTGGTATACTGATGGATTactgggagagaaagacacaatAAAAAAGGAGTTATGTGGAGACTTAGATTTCCTTCATGTTAACTAACCATCTCTGGGAAAAGCTGACTTCAGACCCTGTGTATGGGACAGGTTTCTAAAAACTGACAAACGTTCTTGAGTTAGTTGCAGAACAGAAAAGGAATAACTAAAGCCACAGTCCTGGAGCACATGCTGATAATACCATAATTACAGTCTCAGTGACTTTCAGAATGATCCTCATGTATTTCAGAGTGAGAGGACCATTGAGTGCTTTTAATCGCTTGATATTTCCAAAATTATAATAAACGTTAGTCTGTTTCCTGTCTGGAACTTAAGTGCCTGCTGCAAACCACATTAGAAAAAGCATGCTATGGTTGCTTCAAGACAGCGTTCCAGATGGAACCAAAAGTTATTTCTTGGGACAGGTGTTGGCGAGTGCCGTGGGGACACTAAGAGGTTCCAGACACAGTCCCTGCTTTCAGGAAGCCTAAGATCTAGCGCTGGGTTGGGTCTTCGACATGGGAACAGTTAAGTGACATTAAATGACTGGAGTGGCAATTCAAGATAAAGTTTTCATCTATGTCGTTTATCAACGAAGCCCCTCTCTGTTGACATAGCAGAGCTTGGGCTTTGCTAGACTTAGAAAAGGCATTTCGCGCTGCTCATACATCTCTTCTAGTCAAGAAGGATAGAGGTGGacatacataatatttaaatttatatatatatatgttttttaattgatACTTAAAccttttatacacatatataatgtttAAGATTTATATTATCTGGAATGCACAGGGTACGTTGTAGTGCAGACTAACATTTGATGGATTGGATGACAGATTGTACCAGTTTTCACCTCCACCTTCTCTGGTACTGAAATGAGTCGGAGAAGGAGCTGGAATTGGGAATAATCAGATTGCCGTTGCTCCAAATCTGAAATCGAAAGTGGCACTGAAGTGCTTCCTCTGTTCTGGTCACATGACAGAGTCCATGCCCACcccccaacaaacaaacaaaacctggcCACCAAAGGCAAACTTAAAATGGCACTGGAAGGAGGATGAAGGTGACCTCCGCGCTCCAGTGAGGGAGGCGGGGACATGGAAGACACTCGGAGCACACAGAGCCCTCGCAGGTTTAGCCAGCCTTCCCCGAACCGGTCTCTGTCTGCAGACATATGTGTGTGGCTACCTGCAAGGGaaacatttacatacatattcACAGAACGGGAACACCCGAGGATAGTCTTTGTGTTTATGCAACACAAACTGTTCCATGCGGAGATACACATGACGAGTCGTGTACAAATGTGCACACAGGGAACCATTCCAGAGAGTcagtggggaggcaggggttTGGAAATGCAGGCTGGATTGAGTGAACAAGTAGGAGCGAATGAACATCAAAAAACGGATCATGCGGCTCCCTGGAGCCTGGCGAAAGATCCCTGAGCTGGGGTTTGTAGGCAGGGCCCTTCGGTTCTCCTCCAGTACCTCCCGCAGCACCAGGGTGTAGACCCAGGACACACACGTCCCTCTTCCAGGCACTAACAGCATCCTTGTCACCTATTGCAGGACTTAGTGTAGCTCtggtacttaataaataataacGAGGCTATCATCCAGCCTATAGAAAGGGCGGTCTGCCGACTATTGGAAAGAACAGACCGAGAGACACCATGAGCTAGATAGCCTCAGATTTCTCCACGGACGCTTCCTGCCTGCGGATTATCTTACTACAGTTAATGTACAAATTCTTATCGAATATGGAATCAGTGATcacaaactgaaaacagaaaccaGAGATGTCAGGCCCCCTGGAAACTCAAGGAGAGGAGTACTTAGGTAGTCCCCCTGCCAGAGGAGACGCCGACACTGAGCGgccttccctgcttcctccagCTGGGAGAGTACAGAGCTGTCGGTGACAGGGACTTTCTCTTTCGGTTGAAAACATCAGCCCTCTTGATTGACAGTGAGAAGTCTGCATACCCAGTCGTACTTTCGGGGAAAAGAAAAGGTGTTAGGTACAGCCTCCCACATACCAAGAAACTAATCTCTCTTTGAATCAGCAACACACGGTACATGCGATATCAAACCTGTTCCTCGAAATAGATACTCAAATGTATTCACTTTGGCAGAGTGGCTCTCCCCCTGGCATGCTTATAAAGTTATTGAAACCTGATCTTCAGCACGGGAAAGAGGATGCCATTTGAcagtaaagggaaagaaaaaaatcagaacgTCCCCATGTCCAGAGTGGGGCTGTACAGCAAATGTCAGAGTAGATTTATGTGACGGGGACAAATCCTTTATAACGTGCCTTGCCGTTTTCATCGCCTCTTTGTACAACTTaccaatgattttttaaaatctcgtTTGTTTTCAGAACACACAGATATCTGCCCTTCGGAATGATCCGAAACCCCTCCCACCACAGCCCCCAGCTCCGGCCAGCCAGGACCAGAATTCTTCCCAGAATACCAGGCTGCAGCCGACCCCGCCCACTCCGGCACCAGCACCCAAGCCTGCTGCACCCCCGCGTCCTCTGGACCGGGACAGTCCTGgtgtagaaaacaaactgatcCCTCCTGGGGGCAGCCCCGCCAGCTCCACGCCACTGCCCCCAGATGGTACCGGGCCGAACTCGACACCCAATAACCGAGCGGTGACCCCTGTCTCCCAGGGGAGCAGTAGCTCTTCAGCAGATCCCAAAGCCGCCCCACCTCCACCAGCGTCCAGTGGCGAGCCCCCCGCGCTGGGAGAGAACCCCGATGGCCTGTCTCAGGAGCAGCTGGAGCACCGGGAGCGCTCCTTACAAACGCTCCGAGATATTCAACGGATGCTTTTCCCCGACGAGAAAGAATTCACAGGAGGACAAAGTGGGGGACCCCAGCAGAACACTGGGGTATTAGATGGACCTCAGAAAAAACCAGAAGGGCCGATACAGGCCATGATGGCTCAATCCCAAAGCCTAGGGAAGGGACCTGGGCCCCGGACAGATGTGGGAGCTCCATTTGGCCCTCAAGGACATAGAGATGTGCCCTTTTCTCCGGATGAAATGGTTCCACCTTCCATGAACTCCCAGTCTGGGCCCATGGGACCTGACCACCTGGACCACATGACCCCCGAGCAGATAGCTTGGCTGAAGCTGCAGCAGGAGTTTTacgaggagaaaaggaggaagcaggagcACGCTGTCGTGCAGCAGTGCTCCCTCCAGGACATGATGGTCCATCAGCATGGGCCTCGGGGCGTGGGCCGAGGGCCTCCCCCTCCATACCAGATGGCCCCCGGTGaaggctgggggccggggggtgCAGAGCCCTTTGCTGATGGGATCAGCATGCCTCATTCTCTGCCCCCGAGGGGCATGGCTCCCCACCCCAACATGGCAGGGAGCCAGATGCGCCTCCCTGGGTTTGCGGGAATGATCAACTCTGAAATGGAGGGACCGAACGTCCCCAACCCAGCATCGAGACCGGGTCTTTCTGGAGTCAGTTGGCCAGACGATGTGCCAAAAATCGCAGACGGTCGAAACTTCCCACCTGGCCAGGGTGTCTTCAGTGGTCCTGGCCGAGGGGAACGCTTCCCAAACCCCCAAGGATTGTCCGAAGAGATGTTTCAACAGCAGCTGGCGGAGAAGCAGCTGGGCCTCCCCCCAGGGATGAGCATGGAAAGCATCAGGCCCAGCATGGAGATGAACAGGCTGATCCCCGGCTCCCAGCGACACATGGAGCCTGGGAGCAGTCCCATTTTCCCTCGAATACCCGTCGAGGGCCCTCTGAGTCCCTCTCGGGGCGACTTTCCGAAAGGAATGCCCCCGCAGATGGGCCCTGGTCGGGAACTGGAGTTTGGGATGGTTCCCGGTGGGATGAAGGGAGATGTCAGTCTGAACGTCAACATGGGATCCAACCCTCAGATGATACCTCAGAAGATGAGAGAGGCTGGGACGGGCCCTGAGGAGATGATGAAGTTACGCCCGGGTGGCACAGACGTGCTGTCTGCTCAGCAGAAGATGGTGCCCCTGCCGTTTGGGGAGCACCCCCAGCAAGAGTACGGCATGGGCCCCAGGCCGTTTCTCCCCATGTCTCAGGGTCCAGGCAGCAACAGTGGCTTGCGGAGTCTCAGAGAACCAGTCGGGCCCGACCAAAGGACTAACAGCC
This Lynx canadensis isolate LIC74 chromosome C1, mLynCan4.pri.v2, whole genome shotgun sequence DNA region includes the following protein-coding sequences:
- the BCL9 gene encoding B-cell CLL/lymphoma 9 protein isoform X2 translates to MHSSNPKVRNSPSGNTQSSPKSKQEVMVRPPTVMSPSGNPQLDSKFSNQGKQGGSASQSQPSPCDSKSGGHTPKAPPGPGGSMGLKNGAGNGAKGKGKRERSISADSFDQRDPGTPNDDSDIKECNSADHIKSQDSQHTPHSMTPSNATAPRSSTPSHGQTTAPEPTPAQKTPAKVVYVFSTEMANKAAEAVLKGQVETIVTFHIQNISNSKTERSTAPLVGHSGSGVWFKGSTAAVQNTQISALRNDPKPLPPQPPAPASQDQNSSQNTRLQPTPPTPAPAPKPAAPPRPLDRDSPGVENKLIPPGGSPASSTPLPPDGTGPNSTPNNRAVTPVSQGSSSSSADPKAAPPPPASSGEPPALGENPDGLSQEQLEHRERSLQTLRDIQRMLFPDEKEFTGGQSGGPQQNTGVLDGPQKKPEGPIQAMMAQSQSLGKGPGPRTDVGAPFGPQGHRDVPFSPDEMVPPSMNSQSGPMGPDHLDHMTPEQIAWLKLQQEFYEEKRRKQEHAVVQQCSLQDMMVHQHGPRGVGRGPPPPYQMAPGEGWGPGGAEPFADGISMPHSLPPRGMAPHPNMAGSQMRLPGFAGMINSEMEGPNVPNPASRPGLSGVSWPDDVPKIADGRNFPPGQGVFSGPGRGERFPNPQGLSEEMFQQQLAEKQLGLPPGMSMESIRPSMEMNRLIPGSQRHMEPGSSPIFPRIPVEGPLSPSRGDFPKGMPPQMGPGRELEFGMVPGGMKGDVSLNVNMGSNPQMIPQKMREAGTGPEEMMKLRPGGTDVLSAQQKMVPLPFGEHPQQEYGMGPRPFLPMSQGPGSNSGLRSLREPVGPDQRTNSRLSHMPALPLNPSSNPTSLNTAPPVQRGLGRKPLDISAAGSQGHSPGINPLKSPTVCQVQSPMLGSPSGNLKSPQTPSQLAGMLAGPAAAASIKSPPVLGSAAASPVHLKSPSLPAPSPGWTSSPKPPLQSPGIPPNHKAPLTMASPAMLGSVESGGPPPPTASQSASVNIPGSLPSSTPYTMPPEPTLSQNPLSIMMSRMSKFAMPSSTPLYHDAIKTVASSDDDSPPARSPNLPSMNNMPGPNPVVPMPTLSPMGMTQPLSHSNQMPSPNAMGPNIPPHGVPMGPGLMSHNPIMGHGSQEPPMVPQGRMGFPQGFPPVQSPPQQAPFPHNGPSGGQGSFPGAMGFPGEGPLGRPSTLPQSSADAALCKPGGPGGPDSFAVLGNSMPSVFTDPDLQEVIRPGATGIPEFDLSRIIPSEKPSQTLQYFPRGEVPGRKQPQGPGPGFSHMQGMMGEQAPRMGLALPGMGGPGPVGTPDIPLGTAPSMPGHNPMRPPAFLQQGMMGPHHRMMSPAQSTMPGQPTLMSNPAAAVGMIPGKDRGPAGLYTHPGPVGSPGMMMSMQGMMGPQQNIMIPPQMRPRGMAADVGMGGFSQGPGNPGNMMF
- the BCL9 gene encoding B-cell CLL/lymphoma 9 protein isoform X4, yielding MHSSNPKVRNSPSGNTQSSPKSKQEVMVRPPTVMSPSGNPQLDSKFSNQECNSADHIKSQDSQHTPHSMTPSNATAPRSSTPSHGQTTAPEPTPAQKTPAKVVYVFSTEMANKAAEAVLKGQVETIVTFHIQNISNSKTERSTAPLVGHSGSGVWFKGSTAAVQNTQISALRNDPKPLPPQPPAPASQDQNSSQNTRLQPTPPTPAPAPKPAAPPRPLDRDSPGVENKLIPPGGSPASSTPLPPDGTGPNSTPNNRAVTPVSQGSSSSSADPKAAPPPPASSGEPPALGENPDGLSQEQLEHRERSLQTLRDIQRMLFPDEKEFTGGQSGGPQQNTGVLDGPQKKPEGPIQAMMAQSQSLGKGPGPRTDVGAPFGPQGHRDVPFSPDEMVPPSMNSQSGPMGPDHLDHMTPEQIAWLKLQQEFYEEKRRKQEHAVVQQCSLQDMMVHQHGPRGVGRGPPPPYQMAPGEGWGPGGAEPFADGISMPHSLPPRGMAPHPNMAGSQMRLPGFAGMINSEMEGPNVPNPASRPGLSGVSWPDDVPKIADGRNFPPGQGVFSGPGRGERFPNPQGLSEEMFQQQLAEKQLGLPPGMSMESIRPSMEMNRLIPGSQRHMEPGSSPIFPRIPVEGPLSPSRGDFPKGMPPQMGPGRELEFGMVPGGMKGDVSLNVNMGSNPQMIPQKMREAGTGPEEMMKLRPGGTDVLSAQQKMVPLPFGEHPQQEYGMGPRPFLPMSQGPGSNSGLRSLREPVGPDQRTNSRLSHMPALPLNPSSNPTSLNTAPPVQRGLGRKPLDISAAGSQGHSPGINPLKSPTVCQVQSPMLGSPSGNLKSPQTPSQLAGMLAGPAAAASIKSPPVLGSAAASPVHLKSPSLPAPSPGWTSSPKPPLQSPGIPPNHKAPLTMASPAMLGSVESGGPPPPTASQSASVNIPGSLPSSTPYTMPPEPTLSQNPLSIMMSRMSKFAMPSSTPLYHDAIKTVASSDDDSPPARSPNLPSMNNMPGMGINTQNPRISGPNPVVPMPTLSPMGMTQPLSHSNQMPSPNAMGPNIPPHGVPMGPGLMSHNPIMGHGSQEPPMVPQGRMGFPQGFPPVQSPPQQAPFPHNGPSGGQGSFPGAMGFPGEGPLGRPSTLPQSSADAALCKPGGPGGPDSFAVLGNSMPSVFTDPDLQEVIRPGATGIPEFDLSRIIPSEKPSQTLQYFPRGEVPGRKQPQGPGPGFSHMQGMMGEQAPRMGLALPGMGGPGPVGTPDIPLGTAPSMPGHNPMRPPAFLQQGMMGPHHRMMSPAQSTMPGQPTLMSNPAAAVGMIPGKDRGPAGLYTHPGPVGSPGMMMSMQGMMGPQQNIMIPPQMRPRGMAADVGMGGFSQGPGNPGNMMF
- the BCL9 gene encoding B-cell CLL/lymphoma 9 protein isoform X1 → MHSSNPKVRNSPSGNTQSSPKSKQEVMVRPPTVMSPSGNPQLDSKFSNQGKQGGSASQSQPSPCDSKSGGHTPKAPPGPGGSMGLKNGAGNGAKGKGKRERSISADSFDQRDPGTPNDDSDIKECNSADHIKSQDSQHTPHSMTPSNATAPRSSTPSHGQTTAPEPTPAQKTPAKVVYVFSTEMANKAAEAVLKGQVETIVTFHIQNISNSKTERSTAPLVGHSGSGVWFKGSTAAVQNTQISALRNDPKPLPPQPPAPASQDQNSSQNTRLQPTPPTPAPAPKPAAPPRPLDRDSPGVENKLIPPGGSPASSTPLPPDGTGPNSTPNNRAVTPVSQGSSSSSADPKAAPPPPASSGEPPALGENPDGLSQEQLEHRERSLQTLRDIQRMLFPDEKEFTGGQSGGPQQNTGVLDGPQKKPEGPIQAMMAQSQSLGKGPGPRTDVGAPFGPQGHRDVPFSPDEMVPPSMNSQSGPMGPDHLDHMTPEQIAWLKLQQEFYEEKRRKQEHAVVQQCSLQDMMVHQHGPRGVGRGPPPPYQMAPGEGWGPGGAEPFADGISMPHSLPPRGMAPHPNMAGSQMRLPGFAGMINSEMEGPNVPNPASRPGLSGVSWPDDVPKIADGRNFPPGQGVFSGPGRGERFPNPQGLSEEMFQQQLAEKQLGLPPGMSMESIRPSMEMNRLIPGSQRHMEPGSSPIFPRIPVEGPLSPSRGDFPKGMPPQMGPGRELEFGMVPGGMKGDVSLNVNMGSNPQMIPQKMREAGTGPEEMMKLRPGGTDVLSAQQKMVPLPFGEHPQQEYGMGPRPFLPMSQGPGSNSGLRSLREPVGPDQRTNSRLSHMPALPLNPSSNPTSLNTAPPVQRGLGRKPLDISAAGSQGHSPGINPLKSPTVCQVQSPMLGSPSGNLKSPQTPSQLAGMLAGPAAAASIKSPPVLGSAAASPVHLKSPSLPAPSPGWTSSPKPPLQSPGIPPNHKAPLTMASPAMLGSVESGGPPPPTASQSASVNIPGSLPSSTPYTMPPEPTLSQNPLSIMMSRMSKFAMPSSTPLYHDAIKTVASSDDDSPPARSPNLPSMNNMPGMGINTQNPRISGPNPVVPMPTLSPMGMTQPLSHSNQMPSPNAMGPNIPPHGVPMGPGLMSHNPIMGHGSQEPPMVPQGRMGFPQGFPPVQSPPQQAPFPHNGPSGGQGSFPGAMGFPGEGPLGRPSTLPQSSADAALCKPGGPGGPDSFAVLGNSMPSVFTDPDLQEVIRPGATGIPEFDLSRIIPSEKPSQTLQYFPRGEVPGRKQPQGPGPGFSHMQGMMGEQAPRMGLALPGMGGPGPVGTPDIPLGTAPSMPGHNPMRPPAFLQQGMMGPHHRMMSPAQSTMPGQPTLMSNPAAAVGMIPGKDRGPAGLYTHPGPVGSPGMMMSMQGMMGPQQNIMIPPQMRPRGMAADVGMGGFSQGPGNPGNMMF